A genome region from Arthrobacter agilis includes the following:
- a CDS encoding carbohydrate ABC transporter permease, whose product MTNTSTRNKVLWAVATILVLVYALFPVASILATSFKSPSDLTSGKFLPSSGTATTSNYEQILVGDAQGLFLSALRNSIGISLIATFIAVVLATLCAYAIARLDFPGKKLILTTALAVSIFPVISIVTPLFNLWRTIGLYDTWLGLIIPYLSLTLPISIWTLAAFFRQIPWELEQAAQVDGATTWQAFRKAIVPLALPGVFTTAIIAFFIAWNDFVYGISLTSTEAARPVPAALAFFTGASQFESPTGAISAAAIIVTIPVVLLVLLFQRQIVSGLTSGAVKG is encoded by the coding sequence ATGACGAACACCAGCACCCGGAACAAGGTCCTCTGGGCGGTCGCCACGATCCTTGTCCTGGTCTACGCGCTCTTCCCGGTTGCCTCCATCCTGGCAACGTCCTTCAAGTCCCCGAGCGACCTGACGAGCGGGAAGTTCCTCCCCTCGTCGGGCACGGCGACGACGAGCAACTACGAGCAGATCCTGGTGGGCGACGCCCAGGGGCTGTTCCTCTCGGCCCTGCGCAACTCCATCGGCATCTCGCTCATCGCGACGTTCATCGCCGTGGTGCTCGCGACGCTGTGTGCCTACGCGATCGCCCGCCTGGACTTCCCCGGCAAGAAGCTCATCCTGACCACGGCGCTGGCCGTCTCGATCTTCCCCGTCATCTCGATCGTGACGCCGCTGTTCAACCTGTGGCGCACCATCGGCCTCTACGACACCTGGCTCGGCCTGATCATCCCGTACCTCTCGCTCACGCTCCCCATCTCCATCTGGACCCTCGCCGCGTTCTTCCGGCAGATCCCCTGGGAACTGGAGCAGGCGGCCCAGGTCGACGGCGCCACGACGTGGCAGGCGTTCCGCAAAGCCATCGTCCCGCTCGCCCTGCCGGGGGTGTTCACGACGGCGATCATCGCGTTCTTCATCGCCTGGAACGACTTCGTGTACGGCATCTCGCTGACGTCCACCGAAGCGGCGCGGCCCGTGCCCGCCGCCCTCGCGTTCTTCACCGGGGCCTCGCAGTTCGAGTCCCCGACCGGAGCCATCTCGGCGGCCGCGATCATCGTCACGATCCCGGTGGTCCTCCTCGTCCTCCTCTTCCAACGCCAGATCGTCTCCGGCCTGACCTCGGGCGCCGTCAAGGGCTGA